The following coding sequences are from one Musa acuminata AAA Group cultivar baxijiao chromosome BXJ1-6, Cavendish_Baxijiao_AAA, whole genome shotgun sequence window:
- the LOC135676295 gene encoding uncharacterized protein LOC135676295, whose translation MWLQLGAALQGPVAAVVATVRMEGSVALSLPHYEGVGDVDGSRAVEDTTVSLKRPKQSLLRVLLEGGCGGVAEVEAAGENRNRRWQAGRRAASSLAGQQRRRWWQPFAAARGLPCFGHQGGRARGSGGGRSRPSQGERRLGGEQRLPHGSWQWWWVGWKATALEAWLRSTRGCGNRGSSVSATAATRGCGNKRLRLRPKAGARLGLRWRGSGGGAAGSSVTNDRRGEESSGCAATQGEAGGGSRAGMDAGSVVSWPGNSGGGGRRPGSGAMVGAGRRAATAGGWAGRTQGKQGCVAAVAASSSFFLSFFLSFFVFFLFFSLRQERWNDKTLKSYRRL comes from the coding sequence atgtggctgcaactGGGGGCAGCGTTGCAAGGGCCTGtcgctgcggtggttgcgacggtgcggatggaaggcagcgttgctctgtctctaccgcactacgaaggcgttggtgacgtcgatggatcgcgtgcggttgaggacacaacggtgtcgttgaagcgaccgaaacagagcttgctgcgtgtgctgttggagggaggctgcggtggtgttgccgaggttgaggctgcaggggaaaataggaatcgacggtggcaggctgggcggcgagcggcgtcgtcgctggctgggcagcagcggcgacggtggtggcaaccgttcgcagcagcaagaggattgccctgtttcggtcaccaagggggcagagcaagggggagtggcggcggtcgttctcgcccgagccagggggagcggcggctgggaggcgagcaacgGTTGCCGCACGgtagctggcagtggtggtgggtcggctggaaggcgacggcgctcgaggcgtggctgcgatcgacgaggggctgcggcaacagaggaagctctgtttctgcaaccgctgcaacgaggggctgcggcaacaagcgactgcggctgcgacccaaggcgggggcacggctagggttgcggtggagaggcagcggtggtggcgcggctgggagtagcgtcaccaacgatcgccgaggagaagagtcgagcggctgcgctgcgacgcaaggggaggcgggcggcggcagtagggctgggatggacgctggcagcgtcgtctcctggccggggaacagcggcggtggtggtcgccggccgggaagcggggcgatggtgggcgctggccggagagcagcgacggccggcgggtgggctggccggacgcaggggaaacaggggtgcgtggctgcggttgctgcttcttcttctttctttctttctttctttctttctttcttcgtattctttctttttttttctctaaggCAGGAAAGAtggaatgataagaccctaaagtcttatcgtaggctctga